Proteins encoded together in one Aeromonas encheleia window:
- a CDS encoding substrate-binding periplasmic protein → MRLLFLCLLCLLPAQLAWARSGCATPLRVGFDNWPPYHYYQQDGEHRRLHGFSVDYLNAVATRLGCRLVYVERPWKRVLQDLAQGRLDIAMEAYFYDDRARYAWFSTAYNPGRSALWVRKSDSYAEQDLASWLARGYKLGVTKDYYYGAEIAGLLQRHRGQVSEVNDAQNYRKLLLGRVDGFLGDILATPWGLKREGLAEGIVPHVMRVYETPTYFMLSKKTLPSDFVQRFNQAIEAVGKSDEHALIWRRYAPAR, encoded by the coding sequence ATGAGGCTGCTCTTTCTCTGCCTGCTCTGCCTGTTGCCTGCCCAGCTGGCGTGGGCCCGCTCGGGTTGTGCCACGCCCTTGCGCGTCGGGTTCGACAACTGGCCACCCTATCACTATTACCAGCAGGACGGTGAGCATCGGCGCCTGCACGGCTTCTCGGTCGATTATCTCAACGCGGTGGCGACCCGGTTGGGGTGTCGCCTGGTCTATGTCGAGCGCCCCTGGAAACGGGTGCTGCAGGACTTGGCACAGGGCCGGCTGGACATCGCCATGGAAGCCTATTTCTACGATGACAGGGCGCGTTACGCCTGGTTCTCCACTGCCTACAACCCGGGCCGCAGCGCGCTCTGGGTGCGCAAGTCCGACAGCTATGCCGAGCAGGACCTGGCCAGCTGGCTGGCCAGGGGATACAAGCTGGGGGTGACCAAGGACTATTACTACGGCGCCGAGATTGCCGGGCTGCTGCAGCGCCATCGAGGGCAGGTGAGCGAGGTCAACGATGCGCAAAACTATCGCAAGCTGTTGCTGGGGCGGGTCGATGGCTTTCTCGGGGATATTCTTGCCACTCCCTGGGGTCTGAAGAGAGAGGGGCTGGCGGAAGGCATAGTCCCTCATGTCATGCGGGTCTATGAGACGCCAACCTATTTCATGTTGAGCAAGAAGACCCTGCCGAGCGACTTTGTGCAGCGCTTCAACCAGGCGATCGAGGCGGTTGGCAAGAGTGATGAGCACGCGCTTATCTGGCGTCGTTACGCGCCCGCCCGCTAG
- a CDS encoding glycosyltransferase family 2 protein, with translation MSHADFRLSLVVPVYNEEESIDAFISAIDNELAPLKDQLEIVFVNDGSRDRTREVVEQAIARDPRVTLVNLARNFGKEAAMTAGLHQAKGDAIVPMDVDLQDPPALILEFVKLWQTGDYDTVFGIRVDRSADTPMKRLTAGGFYRFFNALSTSTKLPENAGDFRLIDRKVVEALKQLPERNRFMKGLFAWAGFRAVGVPYERPARHAGETKFNYWKLWNFALDGLLSFSSWPLRVWSYVGVGVSLIAFLYILKIITQVLFFGIDVPGYASLMSVMLFLGGIQLLSLGIIGEYIGRMFVEVKQRPVYLIEGVYGQYAKQDEAQPQDGAATGSKKSAGKKAATVKAADDQQEQAPQ, from the coding sequence ATGTCGCATGCCGATTTTCGACTCTCTCTGGTCGTTCCCGTTTATAACGAGGAAGAGAGCATAGACGCCTTCATCAGCGCGATAGACAACGAGCTGGCCCCGCTCAAGGATCAGCTTGAGATAGTGTTCGTCAACGACGGCAGCCGCGACCGCACCCGTGAGGTGGTCGAGCAGGCCATCGCCCGCGACCCCCGCGTCACCCTGGTCAACCTGGCCCGCAACTTCGGCAAAGAGGCCGCCATGACCGCCGGCCTGCATCAGGCCAAGGGCGATGCCATAGTGCCGATGGACGTGGATCTGCAGGATCCCCCCGCCCTCATCCTGGAATTCGTCAAGCTGTGGCAGACCGGCGACTACGACACCGTCTTCGGCATCCGGGTCGATCGCAGCGCAGACACCCCGATGAAACGCCTCACCGCCGGCGGTTTCTACCGTTTCTTCAACGCCCTCTCCACCAGCACCAAGCTGCCGGAGAACGCCGGTGACTTCCGCCTGATCGATCGCAAGGTGGTCGAGGCGCTCAAGCAACTGCCCGAGCGCAACCGCTTCATGAAGGGGCTCTTTGCCTGGGCCGGTTTCCGCGCCGTCGGCGTCCCCTACGAGCGTCCCGCCCGCCACGCCGGTGAGACCAAGTTCAACTACTGGAAGCTGTGGAACTTCGCCCTCGACGGCCTGCTCAGCTTCTCCAGCTGGCCGCTGCGGGTGTGGAGCTACGTCGGGGTCGGCGTCTCCCTGATCGCCTTCCTCTACATCCTCAAGATCATCACCCAGGTGCTGTTCTTTGGCATCGATGTGCCCGGTTACGCCTCGCTGATGTCGGTGATGCTGTTCCTCGGCGGCATCCAGCTGCTCTCCCTCGGCATCATCGGCGAGTACATCGGCCGCATGTTCGTCGAGGTGAAGCAGCGCCCTGTCTACCTCATCGAAGGTGTGTACGGCCAGTATGCCAAGCAGGATGAAGCACAACCACAGGACGGCGCGGCCACCGGCAGCAAGAAGAGCGCCGGCAAGAAGGCGGCCACAGTGAAGGCCGCTGACGACCAGCAGGAGCAAGCGCCTCAATGA
- a CDS encoding GtrA family protein, producing MISREEFWRLVRFGFVGGGATLVDLGTSIALFRTWPTISEHLVTTLAFAVAFWFSFFGHRYITFQKQGAAGKFLLVALFSLVVRNLLLSGLLLAGLSGLLPVVIATLAVTVLTYLLSRIWVFA from the coding sequence ATGATCTCCCGCGAGGAATTCTGGCGTCTGGTTCGTTTCGGTTTCGTCGGCGGGGGGGCTACCCTCGTCGATCTTGGCACCTCGATCGCGCTGTTTCGCACCTGGCCCACCATCTCGGAGCACCTGGTCACCACGCTCGCATTTGCGGTGGCCTTCTGGTTCTCTTTCTTCGGCCATCGCTACATCACCTTCCAGAAACAGGGGGCGGCCGGCAAGTTCCTGCTGGTGGCACTCTTCTCGCTGGTGGTGCGTAACCTGCTGCTCTCCGGCCTGCTGCTGGCGGGCCTCTCCGGCCTGCTCCCCGTGGTAATCGCCACCCTGGCGGTCACAGTTCTCACCTACCTCCTCTCCAGGATCTGGGTATTTGCCTGA
- a CDS encoding membrane protein, with product MNDMTIPTPDTAGPYRPSLRISNRDWLMIIAAFVLSRAALYGMGYFGVQLYGTAPIGPLQAYCQFDCVWFQRIIENGYDLYPRWLSKGNAANWAFMPLYPMLAGGLASLLNIESLIGLMLVANIAFFISLPLMLLVLRQLKLGDETARFGVWLLAFSPFSAYFVSGYTEPMFMALMLGMFLFAYREQWLMVAFLGVLISGTRNLGVMMVFPVLILALQAYGWREFFRFTERAFKVVFTLWLIPFGLFAYMVYLYHLTGDALAFKHIQVAWGRYMDSPLDWWLSGFELGGRKAYLSIMVIFGWCLNGYLFSQKRWAEATLMFICCTIPLMTGLNAMPRYMFGLYPTLLAIVLLTHRWPAIRPAVLCVSGMVASFIAVAFVNFKFFTV from the coding sequence ATGAATGACATGACAATTCCGACCCCCGACACCGCGGGCCCCTACCGCCCCTCCCTGCGGATCAGCAACCGCGACTGGCTGATGATCATCGCCGCCTTCGTGCTGAGCCGGGCCGCCCTCTACGGCATGGGTTACTTCGGCGTCCAGCTCTACGGCACGGCCCCAATAGGCCCGCTGCAGGCTTACTGCCAGTTCGACTGCGTCTGGTTCCAGCGCATCATAGAGAACGGCTATGACCTCTATCCGCGCTGGCTCAGCAAGGGCAACGCGGCGAACTGGGCCTTCATGCCGCTCTACCCCATGCTCGCCGGCGGCCTCGCCAGCCTGCTCAACATCGAGAGCCTGATCGGCCTGATGCTGGTGGCCAACATCGCCTTCTTCATCAGCCTGCCGCTGATGCTGCTGGTGCTGCGCCAGCTCAAGCTCGGTGACGAGACCGCCCGCTTCGGGGTCTGGCTGCTGGCCTTCTCCCCCTTCTCCGCCTACTTCGTCTCCGGCTATACCGAGCCCATGTTCATGGCGCTGATGCTGGGCATGTTCCTGTTTGCCTACCGCGAGCAGTGGCTGATGGTGGCCTTCCTCGGCGTCCTCATCTCCGGCACCCGCAACCTGGGGGTGATGATGGTGTTCCCGGTGTTGATCCTGGCGCTGCAGGCCTATGGCTGGCGCGAGTTCTTCCGCTTCACCGAGCGAGCCTTCAAGGTGGTGTTCACCCTCTGGCTCATTCCGTTCGGCCTGTTCGCCTACATGGTCTATCTCTACCACCTCACCGGGGACGCGCTCGCCTTCAAGCACATCCAGGTGGCCTGGGGCCGCTACATGGACAGTCCCCTCGACTGGTGGCTCAGTGGCTTCGAGCTGGGCGGCCGCAAGGCCTACCTCTCCATCATGGTGATCTTCGGCTGGTGCCTGAACGGCTATCTGTTCAGCCAGAAGCGCTGGGCCGAAGCGACCCTGATGTTCATCTGCTGCACCATACCGCTGATGACCGGGCTCAATGCCATGCCGCGCTACATGTTCGGCCTCTACCCGACCCTGCTGGCCATCGTACTGCTGACCCATCGCTGGCCGGCCATCCGCCCGGCGGTGCTCTGCGTCAGCGGCATGGTCGCCTCCTTCATCGCGGTGGCCTTCGTCAACTTCAAGTTCTTTACCGTCTGA
- a CDS encoding alpha-amylase gives MRPSLRLDRSLSPLWLAVLATPLFASQALAAPALHLYVDGEPVAETLALDEGTVSLTHTLSKGSHQIRISDANNSCGTSFGPSENQPLPFGTAQPMDKCAKDQSFSLRVMLAGDYEFTFNPATPSLKVLRATKKSEFKRQPPEEPCIAWDGGPVTVSLKGVWPDGTRLRDAYSKQEAVVKGGKLTLTPSKESGGLLLLEPIAAPKPEPFSWDQASVYFLLTDRFHNGDPANDHSFGRQKDGQDEVATWHGGDFKGLTEKLDYIKSLGMNAIWITPMVEQVHGFIGGGEQGNFPFYAYHGYWALDFTKIDPNYGDEESLKTLVDEAHKRGMRIILDVVMNHAGYATLADLQDLGLDSLTQNTGKLPARWNEWRPSGGLDWHGYNQFIDYQSPNWNQWWGPDWVRAGLPGYPQPGTDDVTGSVAGLPDFLTESTKSVGLPPLLAAKKDSLARALPDATVSDYLIAWHTDWVRRFGIDGFRADTVKHLEPAVWARLKQAGTAALKEWKAANPAKALDNLPFYMVGEVWDHGVAKDFWYRHGFDSLINFDYQREFALPQAQCMAAAEPTYAGYASRINQDPEFNVLSYISSHDTKLFFGDYRDVPLQRRVANSFMLLPGGIQLYYGDESGRDLAKDGGVFDQSVRSDMNWQELGSGDKAELVKHWQHLGQFRAAHPAVAAGSHQKLSDAPYSFVREKGADKVVVVFAGRQP, from the coding sequence ATGCGTCCCTCTCTTCGCCTCGATCGCAGCCTCTCGCCCCTGTGGCTCGCCGTGCTGGCCACGCCACTGTTCGCCAGCCAGGCGCTGGCCGCACCGGCGCTGCACCTCTATGTGGATGGCGAGCCGGTGGCCGAGACGCTGGCACTGGACGAGGGCACCGTCAGCCTGACTCACACCTTAAGCAAGGGCAGTCACCAGATCCGCATCAGCGACGCGAACAACAGCTGCGGCACCAGCTTCGGCCCGAGCGAGAACCAGCCACTCCCCTTCGGCACCGCCCAACCCATGGACAAGTGCGCCAAGGATCAAAGCTTTAGCCTGCGGGTGATGCTGGCGGGGGACTACGAGTTCACCTTCAACCCGGCGACCCCCAGCCTCAAGGTGCTGCGGGCGACCAAGAAGAGCGAGTTCAAGCGCCAGCCCCCCGAGGAGCCCTGCATCGCCTGGGATGGCGGCCCTGTCACCGTGTCGCTCAAGGGCGTCTGGCCGGATGGCACCCGGCTGCGGGATGCCTACTCAAAACAGGAGGCTGTGGTCAAGGGCGGCAAGCTGACGCTAACGCCATCGAAAGAGAGCGGCGGCTTGCTGCTGCTCGAGCCCATAGCGGCGCCCAAGCCCGAGCCCTTCAGCTGGGATCAGGCCAGCGTCTACTTCCTGCTGACCGACCGCTTCCACAACGGCGATCCCGCCAACGATCACAGCTTCGGTCGCCAGAAAGACGGTCAGGACGAGGTCGCCACCTGGCACGGCGGCGACTTCAAGGGCTTGACCGAGAAGCTCGATTACATCAAGTCCCTCGGCATGAACGCCATCTGGATCACCCCCATGGTGGAGCAGGTGCACGGCTTCATCGGCGGCGGCGAACAGGGCAACTTTCCCTTCTACGCCTACCACGGCTACTGGGCGCTGGATTTCACCAAGATAGACCCCAACTACGGCGACGAGGAGAGCCTGAAGACCCTGGTGGACGAGGCCCACAAGCGCGGCATGCGCATCATCCTCGATGTGGTGATGAACCACGCCGGCTACGCCACCCTGGCGGATCTGCAGGATCTGGGGCTCGACAGCCTGACCCAGAACACGGGGAAATTGCCGGCCCGCTGGAACGAGTGGCGCCCGAGCGGTGGCCTCGACTGGCATGGCTACAACCAGTTCATCGATTACCAGTCCCCGAACTGGAACCAGTGGTGGGGGCCTGACTGGGTGCGCGCCGGCCTGCCAGGTTACCCGCAACCCGGCACCGACGATGTGACCGGCTCGGTGGCGGGGCTGCCGGACTTCCTGACCGAATCGACCAAGTCGGTGGGGTTGCCCCCCCTGCTCGCGGCGAAGAAGGACAGCCTGGCCAGGGCGCTGCCCGATGCCACGGTCAGCGATTACCTGATCGCCTGGCACACCGACTGGGTGCGGCGTTTTGGCATCGACGGCTTCAGGGCCGACACCGTCAAGCACCTGGAGCCGGCAGTGTGGGCCAGGCTCAAGCAGGCGGGCACGGCGGCGCTCAAGGAGTGGAAGGCCGCCAACCCGGCCAAGGCCCTCGACAACCTGCCGTTCTACATGGTGGGCGAGGTGTGGGATCACGGGGTGGCCAAGGACTTCTGGTACCGACACGGTTTCGACTCCCTGATCAACTTCGACTACCAGCGCGAGTTCGCCCTGCCCCAGGCCCAGTGCATGGCGGCGGCCGAGCCGACCTATGCCGGCTACGCCAGCCGCATCAATCAGGATCCGGAGTTCAACGTGCTGAGTTACATCAGCTCCCACGATACCAAGCTGTTCTTCGGCGACTATAGGGACGTGCCGCTGCAGCGCCGGGTGGCCAACAGCTTTATGCTGCTGCCGGGCGGCATCCAGCTCTACTACGGCGACGAGTCCGGCCGCGATCTCGCCAAGGATGGTGGCGTCTTTGACCAGAGCGTGCGCTCTGACATGAACTGGCAGGAGCTGGGGAGCGGCGACAAGGCCGAGCTGGTCAAGCACTGGCAGCACCTCGGCCAGTTCCGCGCCGCCCACCCGGCGGTGGCGGCGGGCAGCCACCAGAAGCTGTCCGATGCACCCTACAGCTTCGTGCGAGAAAAAGGCGCCGACAAGGTGGTGGTGGTGTTTGCCGGCCGGCAGCCATAA
- a CDS encoding glutathione S-transferase, with product MGSLVLTVGTGSTWAMRAALVLTMSGLEWQEQVFDLEDAKALQRLKRVSPTGLVPWLDDGELRIHDSLAIAEYLHELCPERRLYPQDRAERALARSLCAELHSGFGQIRSRLPFFLGAPTQCEPPVETIGELARLQTLWSQARGTFYFEEAGIIDAFYAVMAYRLASYGIQLPGQAGAYQQALLAWPLWQETLVKARLQWPAIARQLA from the coding sequence ATGGGATCCTTGGTACTGACGGTGGGCACGGGCTCCACCTGGGCGATGCGGGCGGCGCTGGTGCTCACCATGAGCGGGCTGGAGTGGCAGGAGCAGGTGTTCGATCTGGAGGATGCCAAGGCGCTGCAGCGGTTGAAGCGGGTCTCGCCGACCGGGTTGGTGCCCTGGCTGGATGATGGCGAACTGCGGATACACGATTCGCTGGCCATCGCCGAATACCTGCATGAACTGTGCCCGGAACGGCGGCTCTACCCGCAGGATAGGGCCGAGCGCGCCCTGGCCCGCAGCCTGTGCGCCGAGCTGCACTCGGGCTTTGGCCAGATCCGCAGCCGCCTGCCCTTCTTCCTGGGGGCGCCGACCCAGTGCGAGCCGCCGGTGGAGACCATAGGCGAGCTGGCCAGGTTGCAGACGCTCTGGTCCCAGGCGAGGGGCACCTTCTATTTCGAGGAGGCGGGGATCATCGACGCCTTCTACGCGGTGATGGCCTACCGGCTGGCGAGCTATGGCATCCAGCTGCCCGGCCAGGCGGGGGCCTATCAGCAAGCCTTGCTGGCCTGGCCCCTGTGGCAGGAGACCCTGGTCAAGGCGAGGCTGCAGTGGCCGGCCATCGCCCGGCAGCTGGCATGA
- a CDS encoding response regulator transcription factor: MDSQFTIVIADDHPLFRGALYQAVHMAIDEARLLEADSIDSLTQLLGEHPEVDLLLLDLKMPGANGFEGLAYLRGQYPDLPIVVVSASEDPAIIQQVLRLGALGFIPKSVPMKELVSALNTVIGGDNWVPEGISLRPESEDGPDFASKLASLTPQQYKVLIMLRDGSLNKQIAWELKVSEATIKAHITAIFRKLGVKNRTQAVIALQQMGIKDD; encoded by the coding sequence ATGGACAGCCAATTTACCATCGTCATCGCAGATGACCACCCCCTGTTTCGGGGCGCCCTCTATCAGGCGGTGCACATGGCCATCGACGAGGCCCGACTGCTGGAGGCCGACTCCATCGACAGCCTGACTCAGCTGCTGGGAGAACACCCCGAGGTGGATCTGCTGCTGCTCGATCTCAAGATGCCGGGAGCAAATGGATTCGAAGGGCTCGCCTACCTGCGTGGCCAATACCCGGATCTGCCGATCGTCGTGGTGTCCGCCTCGGAGGATCCCGCCATCATCCAGCAGGTGCTGCGCCTCGGTGCCCTCGGCTTCATCCCCAAGTCCGTCCCCATGAAGGAGCTGGTCAGCGCCCTCAATACGGTGATCGGGGGCGATAACTGGGTGCCGGAGGGGATCTCCCTGCGGCCCGAGTCCGAGGATGGCCCCGACTTCGCCAGCAAGCTGGCCAGCCTCACCCCCCAGCAGTACAAGGTGCTGATCATGCTGCGCGACGGCAGCCTCAACAAGCAGATCGCCTGGGAGCTCAAGGTCTCCGAGGCCACCATCAAGGCCCACATCACCGCCATCTTCCGCAAGCTCGGTGTCAAGAACCGCACCCAGGCGGTCATCGCCCTGCAGCAGATGGGCATCAAGGACGACTGA
- a CDS encoding TetR/AcrR family transcriptional regulator, with amino-acid sequence MSKGRLTRDNILQTAFEQASQQGLESLTIGSLASLCEMSKSGLFAHFQSRDNLQIAVLGYSAEVFRERVIQPVRRQQHQTQQQKLTALLHAWLAWNQSFAGRCMFLDAWTSAQEGEVQQAARQLVRFWLDYLARQVVQGQAQGEWRRDLDPWRAVYRLYGLYLGDQVFNALDLCQDPARHFWPEVESLLLSWR; translated from the coding sequence ATGAGCAAGGGCCGTTTGACCCGCGACAACATTTTGCAGACCGCCTTCGAGCAGGCGAGCCAGCAAGGGCTGGAGAGCCTGACCATCGGCTCCCTCGCCAGCCTGTGCGAGATGTCCAAGAGTGGCCTGTTCGCCCATTTTCAGTCCCGCGACAACCTGCAGATCGCCGTGCTGGGCTATTCCGCTGAGGTGTTTAGGGAGCGGGTGATCCAGCCGGTGCGCCGGCAGCAACATCAGACCCAGCAGCAGAAACTGACCGCCCTGCTCCACGCCTGGCTCGCCTGGAACCAGAGTTTTGCCGGCCGCTGCATGTTCCTCGACGCCTGGACCTCGGCCCAGGAGGGGGAGGTGCAGCAGGCGGCCCGCCAGCTGGTGCGCTTCTGGCTCGACTACCTGGCTCGCCAGGTGGTGCAGGGCCAGGCCCAGGGCGAGTGGCGCAGGGATCTGGATCCCTGGCGCGCCGTCTACCGGCTCTATGGCCTCTATCTCGGGGATCAGGTGTTCAATGCGCTGGATTTGTGTCAGGATCCGGCCCGCCACTTCTGGCCCGAGGTGGAGAGTCTGCTGCTGAGCTGGCGCTGA
- a CDS encoding alpha/beta hydrolase, which yields MSSKIYFNTRRFSPSKLLLGLGTRLHHVLAPAHARRTASKLLLTPQRPSRETDAPAGLVQQAVHTREGALMSYRLGQGPVWLLMHGWSGSASQFYPLMAHIAAQGFTALAYDHPAHGQSDGHTGHLPRFVRAFDELLERCGPIEGVITHSMGGAVTLASQHPALDRLPLLLISPVLDYVPQLYGMVARSGYSIRLFDAVVKEIEQEYQHPLSTVDPLGRLASRAGHALIVHDEEDRFAPHKDSLRAAQDGRTRLVSTRGLGHGRILSSPPVFAAFDRLTQPQGAA from the coding sequence ATGAGCAGCAAGATCTATTTCAACACCCGCCGTTTCAGCCCGAGCAAGTTGTTGCTGGGGCTCGGCACCCGATTGCACCACGTGCTGGCCCCCGCCCACGCCAGGCGCACCGCCAGCAAGCTGTTGCTGACCCCGCAACGACCCAGCCGTGAAACCGACGCTCCGGCCGGGCTGGTGCAGCAGGCGGTGCACACCCGCGAAGGGGCGCTGATGAGCTATCGACTCGGCCAGGGGCCCGTCTGGCTGCTGATGCACGGCTGGTCCGGCAGCGCCAGCCAGTTCTACCCGCTGATGGCCCATATAGCCGCCCAGGGCTTCACGGCGCTGGCCTACGATCACCCGGCCCACGGCCAGAGCGACGGCCACACCGGTCACCTGCCCAGGTTCGTGCGCGCCTTCGACGAGCTGCTCGAGCGCTGCGGCCCCATCGAGGGGGTCATCACCCACAGCATGGGCGGCGCCGTCACCCTCGCCAGCCAGCATCCCGCCCTCGACAGGCTGCCGCTGCTGCTGATCTCCCCCGTGCTCGACTACGTGCCCCAGCTCTATGGCATGGTGGCGCGCTCCGGCTACTCCATCCGGCTGTTCGATGCGGTGGTGAAAGAGATAGAGCAGGAATACCAGCATCCCCTCAGCACGGTGGATCCCCTCGGCCGGCTCGCCAGTCGCGCCGGCCATGCCCTCATCGTCCACGACGAGGAGGACAGGTTCGCCCCCCATAAGGACTCGCTGCGCGCGGCGCAGGATGGCCGCACCCGGCTGGTGAGCACCCGTGGCCTCGGCCATGGCCGCATCCTCTCCAGCCCCCCGGTATTCGCCGCCTTCGATCGATTGACCCAGCCCCAGGGCGCCGCCTGA
- a CDS encoding patatin-like phospholipase family protein yields MARPNTALLLTGGGARAAYQVGVLKAVAELYPRNLGIPFPILCGTSAGALNVTALACYASCFHLGVRKLEWIWRRFETHHIFDFHPCQLLWRTLYQGSAGLISPSSNRAFHLFDNAPLRRLLEQVIDYHRIDDNILYGSLEAIAITASDYDGGLSTTFFQGRAEHQPWERARRRGLRTLLTSDHLLASSALPFVFPATRIGDSFYGDGSIHQLSPLSPAIHLGAERILLVTLDSPHPAAIAPHQGHLTSSNIAGHLLNTVFSDTLNSDLERLGRINQTLALIPERERNRLKLRQVETCVVRPSQDLDLIALDYLPRLPTHVRRLLRVMGVTGSESSSLASFLMFDPGYCQQLIKLGYQDALGERQRIEAFLGIEERIREEA; encoded by the coding sequence ATGGCCAGACCCAATACAGCGCTTCTGTTGACCGGTGGCGGTGCCCGCGCCGCCTATCAGGTCGGTGTCCTCAAGGCCGTGGCCGAGCTCTACCCCCGCAACCTCGGCATCCCGTTTCCCATCCTGTGCGGCACCTCGGCCGGGGCGCTGAACGTCACGGCGCTGGCCTGCTACGCCTCCTGCTTCCATCTTGGGGTGCGCAAGCTGGAGTGGATCTGGCGCCGCTTCGAGACCCACCACATCTTCGACTTCCACCCCTGCCAGCTGCTGTGGCGCACCCTGTATCAGGGCTCGGCCGGCCTCATCAGCCCGAGCAGCAACCGCGCCTTTCACCTGTTCGACAATGCGCCGCTGCGCCGCCTGCTGGAGCAGGTCATCGACTATCACCGCATCGATGACAACATCCTCTACGGCAGCCTGGAGGCCATCGCCATCACCGCCTCTGACTATGATGGCGGCCTCTCCACCACCTTCTTCCAGGGGCGGGCCGAGCATCAGCCCTGGGAGCGGGCCAGACGGCGCGGCCTGCGCACCCTGCTCACCTCGGATCACCTGCTGGCCTCCTCGGCGCTGCCCTTCGTCTTCCCGGCTACCCGCATCGGCGACAGCTTCTACGGGGATGGCTCCATCCACCAGCTGAGTCCATTGAGCCCCGCCATCCACCTGGGGGCGGAGCGGATCCTGCTGGTGACCCTGGACTCGCCACACCCGGCGGCGATAGCGCCGCATCAGGGCCATCTGACCAGCTCCAACATCGCCGGCCATCTGCTCAACACCGTCTTCTCCGACACCCTCAATTCGGATCTGGAGCGGCTGGGACGCATCAACCAGACCCTGGCACTCATTCCGGAGCGGGAGCGCAATCGACTGAAGCTGCGCCAGGTGGAGACCTGCGTGGTAAGGCCGAGCCAGGATCTGGATCTCATCGCCCTCGACTACCTGCCCAGGCTGCCGACCCATGTGCGCCGCCTGCTGCGGGTGATGGGGGTCACCGGCAGCGAGAGCAGCAGCCTGGCCAGCTTCCTGATGTTCGATCCGGGTTACTGCCAGCAGCTGATAAAGCTCGGCTATCAGGATGCGCTGGGGGAACGCCAGCGCATCGAGGCCTTCCTGGGCATAGAGGAGCGGATCCGCGAGGAGGCGTGA